The sequence CCTGAGTGACCTGCAGCTCAAAATGCCACTCGGTTTAGGGTTTTGTTTAGATCAGCGGGTTTTATgcaatttattatttaataacTATTCTCACATGGATTTTTTGTTCTCATCACTAACCAAACTGCCGAAAATTCATTTGTCTttctttttatgaaaatatatcaatttataatttatctTATAACTTTTCTTCATCtcataaatgcaaaaaaggaCATTAAAACTTCAGATCACAAAAACAGTAGGTGCTTTGAATtgggaaacaaaaaaaaactatttgacaagaaaaatggcattaaaatgatggaaattttcgatatcAAACAATATCGTACGCGTCAGATTTTGGTGATATATCTTCATATTTGACCGGCGGTAAAGCAGTTGGCATAATGACACATTTGAAGAATGTTCGGTTTCTTCGTAATCCTAAGAAATTCCTCCAGTTTGCTTTGAATCCTTTATTCAGTCGTTTTCTGGCGCTCGTGTTTTTCTTAGATCCCgtcagtttctgaaatttattggtttttttttacgaaaaaatcattttaaaaatgtaatctTACTAAGTAATCAATGTAAGTGCATCCGATTGAAATCAGATAAATATTCCATGAAGTCAGACCGCCAACCATCACCAGAAGAATGCCACTCAGCAAGTAACAGAACACAACTGACGTTCGAGCAAAACCTGaagtaattgaaaaacgtttttcaattattttgaagtacaaaaatacacaaaaaatataaaatcagacATATAACCGcttaagttttatttttctgcaaaaaaatatgccCCAAAAGAAATGAAtggaaaatgtattaaaaatatttttttgggccCGATATATACTAAACAAGTACCGAAAAAATTCctgcgaaaaattcaaactcaactttcaaaaaaaaaatctttctcAATTCAGGGGTATATTTTTGATGTCATttagtgtcaaaatatagaaaaaattttttgattgatttgaaaatgagattaattttaatttacaaacgacgaattattgtaatttttagctACTAGCACAATCTCAATAACTAAAACAACCGTTTATTCACGTAGTACCAGGTTGTCAcataacggtttgatctataaaaaatgcgagaatttttcgcccaaaaatatgtgacgtcagtgcgtttttaaccatgcgagatcagttgagaactctgcgtctcttctcccgcattttttgtagatctacgtagatcaaaccgaaatgagacaatctgacaccacgtgttctTTTCAGATCAAGCAAATACTTTTCTATGTTTTGACATTTAATTCAAGTTAAATATATTGCAGTAGCAAGACGCCCGTTTTCAAAAACCGGTCGTTTGGGCAAACTTTGCAAACTTGCCGTGGTCGTCGAACTCGCtaaattgcaatatttttttgagctcaaaaagtgccaaaattaatggaaaaaactAAGTGCAAAAACTTTCGTTTATTACCCATTGGCATGTATACATATTTTTACCATTCACGATActttttcttagaattttcaatcCATACAGTTTTCCTGCCCATTAAATAATGTTCGCCCCAAACACAAGTGTTTATTCTTCTATACAAAACGAAAAGTCAGAATCACTGACCGTCATAATCGCAAATAATGTCCTGAAGTGGTGCATGTTCTAGTATTGTCGTGCAATATGTTGTTTGAGAAGACTCCTGAAAGAATACACTTTGAATTTACCACATACCAAAAAAACTGTACAAACTTACTAAGAACAAATGATCGGAAAACGACTGATATCCGGCTATAATGATTGTGGCCGCCGCAAGTGTCAAATTTGCAATGAATAGAAAGAAATGGCGATGGTTGTGTAACCCAACACACTGGTTGATCCAAATACAGTGGTGATCCATCCCAAGTACACATTTCTCGCACACGGAGCAGTGATGAGCGTTATCGCTTTTCCAGTAATTGCACTTGGAGCAAAATGAATCGCCTTCTTCCTGAcaaaaacgtaaaattttttaatcaaatgcGTTCATTTTACTCACTCCAGGATTTGCAACTGGTGGTATTGTCCTGGCTTTGTAGTAATGATATTGGATGTTGAATAAGAAATACAGGCCGCAAGTGCCGAGCAGCAAGAGTAGCCAGGCAGGTTTGTATCTAAAATAATACAAGTTTTTCGAGAACTGTTAAGTGTGAAGGttgagtaaaaaatttcaaaatgttcagcaAATTGGTAagccgacaaattgccgatttgtcgaatttgccggtaagacggcaattgccaaaattttacgtcgaattgtgtttttgcatttttatttggaaatttcagaatttaaatttcaatctgcgaaattgtacgcatcctatgaatgttcctacaaaGAGGCACAGTTTAACTGTTACcgtctttgaaaaaaatccctaaaaatatttttggcaaaactgatatccggcaaatcggcaaaccgacaatctgccgatttgccgaacttgtcgACGAACGGCAATTGTCGCCCACCCTTGGTTTGTACATCTTTTTCGTAATTACTACAGTGTTCTCAAAATTACCAGAAACTAAACGGGACAGTTtatatatatgttttttttttaattgcataTGCACAAAATTGACAATCGAagaaaagtttcataaaaacagCGTGGTGTGTTTGACTTTTTATtaataatagtttttcaacaaaaaaactcacagttGTTCATATGGAATGATTATGAAAAAGGATGTGAAGGCTAGAAATGTGGAGATGAAGTATACGAAGAACaccagaaactgaaaaaaaaataatttggtttagtgtaaattttcacattttttgttgttattgttTAACTTATCTGCAGATGAGgtttttctcatgtttcaATTAACCGtgcaatgaattttttcaaagaagaaGTATCAGTTCTGGGTTTTCTTGAGCATATacaccaaaaatttaaaatttcataataaatacAGGCTTTTAGCGCACAAGTACCGATGTTTGTGTATTAATATtgttttagaataatttttgcttATTAAGGCTACTACATAAGTAACAAACATATTTatcaattataaattttctgttcaaatACTTACTTTTCCAATCTGCCGCATCGATGAGTTCGCAGCTTTGACCATGGGAATAAACGTTCCATCATCAATCTTCCTATCAATGAAGTCGCAAAAATGATTCATTTTATCTGAAACTGTAtcagcttgaaaaaaaaacaacaacaaatcGGCAAGACACTTTTACTTACCATGACACATGTTTCCTTTTCTTCCGTTAAAATTGTATTCCCATCGTACTACTCTTCCCTGTCTTCTTTGAATGGAGGTTCGCCTAGAATAGTGTGTGCCGACGCTTTAGACGGCCAGCAGTGCGCACAGGCCAATCATGCCGGTCATACAGAGTACCCATTGTATGAGAGAGTGCAGACACTGCATTGACCAAGCTAAAGTGTATTGTGGACAGTGATGAGGTTGGATGACCAGTGACGAAGCAGAATGGAAATAGTGTAGGGTTACGAAGAGAGCCTAGATACGCAGACAAAACATAGAGACAGAGAGTGGAGAGGCATCGAAGGGTTGCGGACAGCAAAACATTGATGAGAAATCAAGCCGTTCTGTCATTTTTGGCTCTCATTCCGTTTATACCCATATAACTCTAACGTTTATTTTAActgaagttatttttttggcAGAGTAGCGCTAGTGAggaaattgtatttaaaaaaaccaatctcCTTATGCCAAATTAACCAAATACCATaataaaacttgttttttttcaataataaatattttttattttgtctgaattttgtctgaattttgtctttttattttatcagaAAGTGGCATTTGCTAAGTTTTTGCCACCTTTTTGGATGTCGtcgatcaaaaattgttttacttCAAGTACTTATAGATTAGTTAAAAGTTCATAAATTAAAACAGCTAAAAAcatgatatttttcagtaaaaaatgatTCATGACAAACtaccaatatttcaaaaacaaggaAGCTACCAGAAATCcataaaaaccttaaaaaacgATTCTTGATTAGGTAAAATatactgagattttttttttgaagaatgccggtcttcattttttgtgtcttgattttcaaatgaaaagaTATGTTTCATCGCTCTtactaaaattatattaaaaaaagagtaacggttctgagttttttgaaagtacGGACCCGAAATGTGCTCAAATtaacttggaaaaaattgtccCATTTTggctcacgtggtgtcagagtgtctcattttggcttgatttacgtagatctacaaaaaatgcgggagaagagacgcagagttctcaactgattttgtatggttaagaacgtgctgacgtcacatatttttgagcaaaaaatttccgcttttttgtagatcaaaccatgacggcaaaattggagattttagctttaaatagcccaattttttaaaaaaattttaaaccaccataaaatagtttaaaacactttcagaatttttgaagtttgctTACTTAtttgaatcatttttaatCTAAACGATCAAGTATTCAGTTTCCTTGAAGGTTTTTTGGCTATGAAAAAATATACCgtgataaaatcaattttcactttAACTTCCAATTTCTTCTGCCTCATTTCAATCCAATCCGTCAATCTACGTCATATTCTAATTTCCGCGCCTCTGTTTCATTTTCCGAAGGCGACAACATTAAGCTTTTGGAAAACAACTGAAAGAATGTGGGTTGTGAGCAACATGAAATTGACGCTGCCTGCTGCTTCATTTTTCGTGCATTCGTTTTGACTACCAGGCACTACCAGGACGTAGAAGAGCAGCAACGTCCTATTGATTTTGACCAAACATGTTCTCTGTTGGATAATCGGTTTTTTAACACATTTCGGAATGTCAttccgttttttaaaatatattttttacttctaatattagcttttttttcaaaatatttaattgtcaaaaaacatttagaaaactttttgaaaagtttcattacaaATTCTGTtaatttgagcacattttgcaaaaaacgtttaaaatttccaaccAGTACtcctcctttaaaaaaattttcagtgttggtaaatttccaaatgtttcaaatatgtGATGAAATTGTAGAAGGCTACTTCTAAAATTACGATGAGTGAtaactcagttttcaccacttttgactgtaaattaaaacatttaaaaatgcttcaaaaacttatttctTGGTTTCCGCCATTTACACATCATACTCATGttccttttttctaaaacaatattttttaaaacttctgattattttttaataaaattcctattttcagctttcaaaaTGAACCGAGAACTTGGATTTACCTGTTTTGAATCTTTGATTAAAAGCCCAAGCACCAACAAAGAAGACATCAGAAAAGCATTGCAAATTTTGGCGAAtggattttctgaagaaaCGATTCGTTATATATTGGGATCTTTGCTTCAGTAAGTGgaccttcttctttttttcaaaaaaaaattgttacagAGACTACATCAATGAATCAACCATGTGCTACTGGAAGAAAGCTTTGGTAAAACTGATACCAGAAGACAGTTTCAATGAGGTATTTCAAGCCAATTGAGTAGCCAAaactttcattattttcagtaCCGAGCAGATTTGATATTCAATGCTCCTCCTGTTCTCTGGACAAAGCTCGGCGCAGCAGCTGGTAAACACATAACTGGCATTGTCATGGAAAAGGATGAAGAATGCTATGAAACAGCTATAAACAAGTTTGGCGACATTGTGTTGGAAATTGCGCGCGGTGAGTAGTTATTtgatgaaacaatttttgtgaaatattaattattttttttagatattcgCATAAATAATCGATGGCGGATTCAAGATGTCAAAGACAGCCTGCAATgcctgaaatatttaatttgcgAATTGAGACCACAACTACCACCACTAGCGAATGCTGAGCTAAATAGCTGTTTCCTTTCAGTAAGTGtttgtgtttgaaaaatgtagtaCCCCACGAAAAATTGGTAATCCaccaaattttgtagaatttaaaAGTGGGATAGCGCCTGTAGGGAAATCGCACCACAATGACCACAatgacagaaatttttttaaaatgttgtttatgattttttgaaaattgaaaaaatctcagttttgaCCACTTTTTGGAAGTACCAAACAATGGAAACAatcgaaactgaaaaaaaaaaatgcagtgCAGTTCATTAAacaaataacttttcaaaaaattattaaaatcaatttttcagctagcCAAAAATGTCCGTCTGGGCCGCGAAAATTTCTTCCTACTGATATCTCTTATAATTGTTACTGAAAACTTTTCGTATCAAATGCTGGAGGCTTTAACATACCACGTTTCAAAAAGATGGCTGAATCTGGGAACCGCCGTTGAGTTTTTGAACATAAAAAGAAATGCCACAACAATTGAGgaattgggaaatttcaaagaaatggATATAGATCGAATCGAAACGAATTTCGTTGTAGcagtgcgtttttttttcaagaatgtatttttctttctaCTGTGTGGTCAAGCTTTCAGATGCTCCAAAACAGAAATGCCTACGAGATTCAATACTTCATGAGTCAATTACAACTAAATAATTCAGTATCGGATGAAATTTTGGCAGACAGTGCACACCGTCATTTAATTGAACTAGATATGACACGTcagaaaaatccaacaaatcACGGACTTATTTTCTTTTCCCGCCAAAGTGTGCTCATAAAGTACTTCCCCAACTATCGACAAAACGTGTTCGATGAGCTGATGAAGTTTGCAGTTTTAGAGCCAATGATGGATGAAAAACAACGTTGCGTATATTACACGgtacagtttttaaaactcaTCAAAACATACaagtttataattttagtGCCTCGCTGCAGTGTGTCCCAAAAAGGAGCAACATCACCAGAATAGTAATCCGgaacttttcaaacttcttTTCAAACGACTCATGAAGTTTCTACCAGATGTGCACGCAGAAGGGGTTAATTGAAGGATTTATGAGCAAGTAaatctaatttaattttttaatttcagattgacCAAGTGTTTGGTCCATTTGAAATGGTTTTGCACTGTCTGTATAACCTGTACCAAATAGATACAAAATTAAAAGCAGTTATGACTGAAATCGATCCAGACTGGCAAGAAAAGTAAGTGGTTTAAtacctttgaatttttttttgtgtgttatctaaaaaaattatactatTCTTTTTAAaggccagtggggaaatttcttttaaacaTACCATAATTACTAAATAAAGTATTAAGTTGCAACTCAAGTTCTTGGTTTGTTTGAAGAATCTGAGCaaccttttttcgaaaaaattcaaacttttcttattttattttcagaatcgcAAAGGAAATTGATTTCCACATTGTAGCAAATGCAAATAATGTGTACAACTGGGGACGTTTTAGTCGTCATTTTAATCATCATGAGAGACAGCGATACCAACGTGAGCAATACATTATTGTAAATACAGGGTATGTAAATtggataattttttacttcagaaaaaaatctgtctattttcagaaaacttctcGTCTATATGCTTGGTGTAATCAACAACGACGTTCTTCAAGTTGAGCCAAGTTTCATGAGccctttgaatatttttaaaggtaGAGTTGAGAAtagatttatcaaatttttttgataacgtTGCAAAAAGTATCATGACAAAGACAAGGTGCGTGAGCCTTGCAGACGAATgtttcacttcaaaaaatttcaatcaagaCTTAAGAATGCGTTTTTAGTGTCAGAATGACAATTATTTACATTGGATAAAGCTTTATGAAAATGTATTCCAAAACATGATAAAACCTTCAGTAATTTTGAGACAACTcagcatttttcagaactattttgaattattttttccttttcgaaAACTGAGCAATCTGTAgcatatttcaattttcaggctaCAAACTTACCGAtggattcaaaaattcgtttccAATCTTTATGACAAAAACTCTCAGCCGACCTGGTGGTCGTGTACCTTTGCTCCATCGGATCACAATGAATTATGATCGGATTTTTGGCAAtaatcaaaatgttgaaaccgAAATTACAAGACATTTGAGGCATTACTGGCCCATATTTCAACTCAATAACAATAATGATCAGGAACGAATTCATTTGGAAGAGCAAATGCGTCACGTTCAAATTGATCGTCTCACAGACGCAGATTCGTTTGGTGTTCCATATTTTGTGGAGTCTGAATATCCCTATGAATCGGATGATTCTTCCGACGAAGATGAAGAGGAAGTTATCAGTCcagtgtcggctgcttgaaaattgaacaacacTTCAGAGATATTTCGTTTTCCGTTGtttattgtttcatttttcaatgttttcacaCCTGATCttcatctcttttttcatttctctgCGCACACTAAGCACACAACACCAGCCTTtctcatcgattttttgcgtTGTTCAGCGGAAACTAGCTGTCCAGTCTGATATATTGTTCTGTATACaaatttttatccaaattgtcaatttctaaCATATTTTGTTGTtacagttttgtttttttaaaacacgtatcataaattttgtaaataaaagtttgaagctcaattttcttgaagtttCCTTGAGATTTTATTTCACTGGTTTCTAACCTACTGCtatttacatttttgtgaacattttctattaaaactCACAACAATTCCAGATGTCCGTCGCCTGGAACGTACAAAACGGAGAGATCGATGCAGTGAAGCAGAGCGTCAACGAGAAGAACGTTCACGAGATCTACAACGGCCGCACCGCCATTCAAATTGCCGCCGACTACGGACAGACTTCTATCATTGCGTATTTGATTAGCATTGGAGCGAATATTCAGGTGAATCAGCACGATATTCAACAATATGCATTTATGTTTGTTGATTCAGGATAAGGACAAATACGGAATCACACCGCTGTTGTCTGCCGTGTGGGAAGGACATCGCGACGCGGTGAAGCTGCTACTCCAAAACGTGAGTATTTTATGGTGCAGTAGCGCCTGTCGTGTGCTAGTAAGCTTAAATTTTACAGTGAAACTTTCCAGAATAATTTTATTCGCTGTCAAAAACGGCTATTTCTCAGTTTTcgcctcaaaaaatttacgagTAGGCGAAAAAAAAGGCGATTTTTGAACTCAtcaaataatgtttcaaatattctaaaaattcaatcattGCTCTTCATCttacaaaaaatctagaacttttgtaattttggcattttactttttgagaaaaccatAGCACTGTTACGTGTTCGAATTTCGAGGCTGTTTAAATATCAACAGTTGAAACGTAAGTAGgcattaaaattcgaaataaaatttttttgatcgacaacttccaaaaagtggcaaaacctgagatttttccaattaaaaaaaaataatttaaaatttagatttttctttaatatttttattatgataatTGATCATTGTGGTGTCAtagccatttttttttaaggcggaataaagaaaaaaaaatactttaaaatattttctcaaaattttagaaaatcgaaGGTTATGATCGAATACAACagtaataattaatttttttaaatgatttttgtaaatttgcaaaaatccaaaaaactgccgaattaaatttcaattcccgCGCAATTGAGTGACGTCATGTTTGACTATTTGGCGTTTTCTGGCTAAATacagtttttcttgaatttttctgtaatatttgatttcaaataccgtttattaagttttcaaacattttccagcaaaaaaaccataaataaAAATCCTTAGTCAATTTTGCAACCAATTTTGCACTtcttttcgcaattttcttttGGGTTATTAGAAATTCTctatggaaaaatgtttgcaaaattgaCAAGCGGCGTATAAATATTGAAGTAATACCGATGaatttagccagaaaacgtgattttgccaaaaaattatgtcactcatttgcgcgggaattcgaatttattcatgacttgtttttcgatttttgcaaaattggaaaaaaaatcataaaaaattaaaatttttttgcacattacTTCACCTTTagaacaatttccccactggcgccaCACCAtctcaaaaagtatttaacaattaataaaaaataaacataaatgAGGTACATATACCTAATCAACCGTGGTTTGAAACGGATTCCTCGCCCTAACTTAACCTTTAAcatgaaaattacattttaacAATTATACAAGTTTTATTAGATACAagcttttttgaagtttaaaaaaattacataataTTCATATATCAGTTGCTTTTCAGGGTGCGGACCGTTCGATACACGCCCCAGACGGCACGGCACTCATCGACTGCACCGAGGAGGAAGACATTCGTGAActtcttaaaaattgagcatATTTTACTTTAATACATGCATAAGTATATTTTATCAAGCATTCGCTAATTTATTCACCATTAAATCTCGATTGCGGCATTTTGTgtacttttttacttttttatcttcttccaaatgtggaattttcatgttcacttctttttctctctttcgcTTTTTAGTTTCATTGTGATGTCAATTTCAATCATCGATCTTGTTCCTTCCCCCCATTCATTGAAATCCTGTCACATATGTGTCTGTTTCCGATGCGTTTTCCTTATTCCGTTGCTTATTTCGTTCATCCACATATTGTCTCGGTTCTctgctttttttgttgcagcTTTAAATTTGCTTTATCACCCAACTGTGTGTCTTATCACCGTACACCCGTCCATATAAATAATAAAGGTGCTTGCTTCGAGAAAACATTTCCATTTTGGTTTTGATTCTATTTTGTCAATGATCGCGTACAACAATCGGATTATTCGTATTTGAACTGCAAATGTGCACTTGTCGACTCTTTTACCACAATGCCGAATTCTAGGGTGAAATTGAAGGACCGAATGCTGAATTATGCCTACGAGGACAAAAAACACCTACTGTACTGGCCAGAATCAGTTAGATTGAAAgtgagttcaaaaattattcaatttttttttgttactatTTTTCCGGCCTAGAAATTATTATTCCTAAcggtaaaattcaaaaaatttacatttataatttttttgttgagaaacttgaaaaaaaaaacctttttgggGTACATGGCAAGGATAAACAGCGGTAAAGAGATGtagattttatcgattttcgcaATATCGGGATGTatggaaaatggagaaaatgaggaaatatTTACAAACTTTTATATTGTTGCCAAAACTAATAGTTAAGAAATGTGTctagatattcaaaaattaacaaaataattcTAATATTTCAGTCCACAAAACCAGATGCTCGAGGAACAATGCAATATACAATGCCGGGTATCAAGGAAGACTTTATTCGTAGTCCAATTGAACATCGTTACCAAGTACGTCATTATGCAACTTTGTCATATCAATACGTTCAATTTTCCAGGACAcgttcaacaaattttttccctCCTACGACCTTGACCTTAATCAGCGAGGGTTGATATGGTTTCTTGTGAGTACACTACGTAACTAATAACACAAGTATAACATGTTCAGAAAAAAGGCCTTTTGGAAGCAGCTTTAAATGGAACATCTGATATGCTGACATGGCTAGGACAAGGAAAAGATAAAGCTGGAAGGCCGTCGGAAATTAATCAAATATGCATGGAGGTTAGTAACTTAAAAGAGGAGTAACGGTTCTGactattttttatagaaaaaatagaaaaaaataaggaaaaaatgtgctcaattgaacgactttcaaaattaaaagttttaaaaaattgtcaaaatttttttataacggttcaaaatgccaaaaaaggGGCTAGTTTTTCCTAAAGCctcaatttttgtatatttttttgtggtaCAAAAAATGGCCAAAGTTGGTTCCCTATCGGCTTCAAATATACcttaattaacaaaataacGTGAGATAAACGACCTATATATgtagaataaaaaatcaaaattccaaaaaaaatttagaccacttttttttaatttttgaatcgccataaaaattgagaaattttttttgagaagtatcattttgaaatatgttaATTTGAGCACATATTAAGTGTATACTTTAAAACAGAAAACCCATAACCAGTActcatctttcaaaaaactaccTGTAAATTTAGAtgatatacaattttttaactgtatcatattttcagatatggaCTCttcgttttcaaatttttctgaatctaCGTATGCATGCCCAACTTTTGGCTGAATTAGCTGCATTCGAAGAATTAGATGCGCCCGATCTATTCTATCAGTACAAAACGACTGATAAGACAGGTATCATTgactataaaatttgaatttgatctGTTTATGACTTGATTTACGAATTGCTCGGCGGTTTGCAGGTAGTTTGGTTCCGTTTGCAATGCGACTCATCCACGCAGAAGCACTCCGATTCTCACCATTTCCGTGGAATAGTTTGATAAGAATTGAAGCATTGCAATCGCATGTTGAACAGGTTGAAGAGTACATTAGGAGCAAAATGtataaatcatatttttttgcagattgtCAACATTTTCCGGTTACGAAATGAGCCAGAAAGTTATCTCAATGACTGGGAAAAACGTTTGGAAAGTGTCAAGTATCTTTATGTGAGAGTGCTGCATGGGCTTGGAGTATGTgaatatgaaaagaaaaataaattaatgatCTTATTTAGGAATATCAAATCTCAATGACTATGTTGAACAAAGTTCGAGAGGAGACTAAAaacaatgaagaaaaaactgcTCTGTCCAGAGCTTTGATGAGAATGGCAATGCAAGCTGGCGACGAGAAAGCAATGAATATTTATGCAGAAGAAGCAAATAAACTTTCCAATGGTACCAATGCAATGACAGTTCACAAGTTTGtgcaacaaattttta comes from Caenorhabditis elegans chromosome X and encodes:
- the dhhc-9 gene encoding Palmitoyltransferase (Confirmed by transcript evidence), giving the protein MCHVSDKMNHFCDFIDRKIDDGTFIPMVKAANSSMRQIGKFLVFFVYFISTFLAFTSFFIIIPYEQLYKPAWLLLLLGTCGLYFLFNIQYHYYKARTIPPVANPGEEGDSFCSKCNYWKSDNAHHCSVCEKCVLGMDHHCIWINQCVGLHNHRHFFLFIANLTLAAATIIIAGYQSFSDHLFLESSQTTYCTTILEHAPLQDIICDYDGFARTSVVFCYLLSGILLVMVGGLTSWNIYLISIGCTYIDYLKLTGSKKNTSARKRLNKGFKANWRNFLGLRRNRTFFKCVIMPTALPPVKYEDISPKSDAYDIV
- the dhhc-9 gene encoding Palmitoyltransferase (Confirmed by transcript evidence) codes for the protein MCHDKMNHFCDFIDRKIDDGTFIPMVKAANSSMRQIGKFLVFFVYFISTFLAFTSFFIIIPYEQLYKPAWLLLLLGTCGLYFLFNIQYHYYKARTIPPVANPGEEGDSFCSKCNYWKSDNAHHCSVCEKCVLGMDHHCIWINQCVGLHNHRHFFLFIANLTLAAATIIIAGYQSFSDHLFLESSQTTYCTTILEHAPLQDIICDYDGFARTSVVFCYLLSGILLVMVGGLTSWNIYLISIGCTYIDYLKLTGSKKNTSARKRLNKGFKANWRNFLGLRRNRTFFKCVIMPTALPPVKYEDISPKSDAYDIV
- the C43H6.4 gene encoding PH domain-containing protein (Confirmed by transcript evidence); this translates as MNRELGFTCFESLIKSPSTNKEDIRKALQILANGFSEETIRYILGSLLQDYINESTMCYWKKALVKLIPEDSFNEYRADLIFNAPPVLWTKLGAAAGKHITGIVMEKDEECYETAINKFGDIVLEIARDIRINNRWRIQDVKDSLQCLKYLICELRPQLPPLANAELNSCFLSLAKNVRLGRENFFLLISLIIVTENFSYQMLEALTYHVSKRWLNLGTAVEFLNIKRNATTIEELGNFKEMDIDRIETNFVVAMLQNRNAYEIQYFMSQLQLNNSVSDEILADSAHRHLIELDMTRQKNPTNHGLIFFSRQSVLIKYFPNYRQNVFDELMKFAVLEPMMDEKQRCVYYTCLAAVCPKKEQHHQNSNPELFKLLFKRLMKFLPDVHAEGIDQVFGPFEMVLHCLYNLYQIDTKLKAVMTEIDPDWQEKIAKEIDFHIVANANNVYNWGRFSRHFNHHERQRYQREQYIIVNTGKLLVYMLGVINNDVLQVEPSFMSPLNIFKGYKLTDGFKNSFPIFMTKTLSRPGGRVPLLHRITMNYDRIFGNNQNVETEITRHLRHYWPIFQLNNNNDQERIHLEEQMRHVQIDRLTDADSFGVPYFVESEYPYESDDSSDEDEEEVISPVSAA
- the mtpn-1 gene encoding ANK_REP_REGION domain-containing protein (Confirmed by transcript evidence), giving the protein MSVAWNVQNGEIDAVKQSVNEKNVHEIYNGRTAIQIAADYGQTSIIAYLISIGANIQDKDKYGITPLLSAVWEGHRDAVKLLLQNGADRSIHAPDGTALIDCTEEEDIRELLKN
- the C43H6.12 gene encoding uncharacterized protein (Confirmed by transcript evidence), with amino-acid sequence MIAYNNRIIRI
- the trpp-12 gene encoding TRansport Protein Particle (Product from WormBase gene class trpp;~Confirmed by transcript evidence), which produces MLNYAYEDKKHLLYWPESVRLKSTKPDARGTMQYTMPGIKEDFIRSPIEHRYQDTFNKFFPSYDLDLNQRGLIWFLKKGLLEAALNGTSDMLTWLGQGKDKAGRPSEINQICMEIWTLRFQIFLNLRMHAQLLAELAAFEELDAPDLFYQYKTTDKTGSLVPFAMRLIHAEALRFSPFPWNSLIRIEALQSHVEQIVNIFRLRNEPESYLNDWEKRLESVKYLYVRVLHGLGEYQISMTMLNKVREETKNNEEKTALSRALMRMAMQAGDEKAMNIYAEEANKLSNGTNAMTVHKAMRSIFLGSNNHANEYIARIPITDDQTPQYINTKALIQLYTGRAVDAVKTITQIKPILPGPTTTNLRTIAELCYSTAAKDELLIR